The genomic window TTATCGTCTTTTTTATCTTCTGCCCTTCTTCTGGCTTTAAAATACCTTTGATTGTCGTGGGGCTCATAATCACTTCTTCCAGCCTGTTTTGCTGTATCAGAGCCTTAAAATCACTGTAAGGAATCCTTTCAGTCGAGGAGAATGCGGCATATGCATTACGGTGCATGGCGAGAACCGTCAGAAATACGATGAATAGGAAAGAGATGCGCGCGAGGTGTCTTCTCTTCATTTTATTAATTTCTTTCAACCATGCTTCTTCGAAAACAAAAAGTCGTATGACAAACGGCTACCATACCTTGATTAACTATAGCAAATTATACAAGCCATTCGCAACGCATAATTTATCAAGGTAGCAAGTAGATTTGAATATTATTTGCCATTTCGCATTTTAAATTTTACCAGTATAATTATAGTATTACTGTATAAAATCTTTCTTTTTTTGCAATTTTTTTGACAACCCCCTTCACCCCCTTTGTTAAGGGGGAATTGGTTGCGGCTGTGCTGCGTTATGCAATTTCTTGCCAAACATATTTTACCCAATACCTGCGTAAACATTATGGACCAATATCATCCCTGTGGTCTTGCCCATAAATATCCGGAGATTAACCGGCGTATTAGTGATAAGGAATTTGAGGACGCCCTTCGCATAGGCCGTGAAGAAGGTATCAGCAGGTTGGCCGACTAAGGGATTACAGGTAATACAATGGGTAGAATTTCGATAGTAAAGGGTGTAATGGATACGTTTGTTTGCCTGTGTCTGATGTAATATGAAAGATTGGTATGATCTCATTGTTGTTGGTGGTGGTCCTGCAGGCATGATGGCCGCCGGCCGCGCTGGCGCAAGAGGGAAAAAGGTTATTCTCTTAGAAAAAAAAGACCAACTGGGCAAAAAGCTCCTTATCTGCGCATCGGGTCGGTGTAATGTAACCAATACGGCCTCTTTGGAGATATTTATAGAGGAATACGGAAAGGGAGGTTCTTTCCTTCGCGCGGCATTACAAAGATTCGATAATGAAAAATTATGCTCGTTCCTTCTGTCGTATGGGATAGAAACGGTCGTAGAAAATAAGGGGCGGGTATTTCCAAAAAGCCAGAGGGCAGATTCCGTTTTAATGGCGCTTAAAACTTATATGCATGGCCATGAGGTACAAATTCAAACAAATTCAGAAGTTCTGGAACTCAAGGTAGAAAGCAATCGTGTATCCGGTGTGGAAACCAATCACGGAAACATCTTCGGCAAAAATATTGTAATTGCAACGGGCGGGTGTAGTTATCCTGCCACCGGCAGTACGGGGGATGGCTATAGATTGGCATCTTCTGTGGGGCATACCATTTATCCAACATATCCCGCGATCATTGCCTTTGAAACTGAGGAAACATGGGTAAAACCCTTACAAGGAACCCCCTTGAAAAATGTAAACATCACGGCATATCAATCCGGCAAGAAGATCGCAGAACAGTTTGGTGAGGCGCTTTTTACCCATTATGGCGTATCTGGTCCAGCCATCCTGGACATGAGTAAACGCATCGTTGAGTGTTTACACCAAGGATATGTTCAAATACGTATCGACCTTAAACCCAAGCATACGCCAGAAGAACTTGAAAGCATCCTCCTGGATCAGATTAAACGGCACGGTAGTAAGGCCATGAAATCTTGTCTGACCTTTTTCATTCCTGAAAAATTAACCCCCATTTTCGTGAATCTCTGTAACATTGAACCGCAGAAAAAGGCATCTCAGATAACAACGCCGGAAAGAAAGAGGATCGTGAAACTGCTCAAGGGGCTTTCGCTCACCTCCGTGCGTCACCGGCCTATCGAGGAAGCGATTGTCACTGCCGGTGGCATAAGCCTGGATGAAGTCGATGCAAAGACCATGCAATCTAAGCTATGGAAAGGCTTATATTTTGCCGGAGAGGTACTAGATATTGATGGTCCCACAGGTGGATTTAACCTTCAGGCAGCGTTTTCCACCGGATATCTTACCGGGGATTCTGTTGATTAACATCAAGAAATAAGGTATGGTATCTATCCAATAACCTAACGATGTAATGCTCTGACCTATTTCAAATGCTGCACCAGTTGGGTAATTTGGGTGGATTAAGCAAAAATGAATCTACCCTTCTACCTTAGTTTGTCCTGGCCTTGATTCGGGACAGTGTGTTGGAGTTAGTAAAAAATATTATGGATGACGTGAAGATGTGTGAACATAAGGATGTCCAGGGTGATACTCAACCGTGGTACAAAGAAGGCCTGAGGTTTGAATGTCAGCGATGTGGCAGGTGTTGTCGCGGTGAACCCGGTGTGGTATGGGTTCATAAAAGAGAAATAGAAAATATAGCGGCGTTTTTTGGCATTACACAGCAGGCATTTGCAAAAAATTATTTGAGGACGATAAATGACCGGTGTAGTTTAATAGAATACAGCAACGGCGACTGTATTATGTATGATAACGGCTGCAAGATTTATGATGTAAGGCCGTGTCAGTGCAGGACGTTTCCGTTCTGGAAATCAACGCTGGAAAACCGGTCGGAGTGGGAAAAGTTAAAGAAGACCTGTCCCGGCGTGGGTAAAGGGAAGGTGCATACGATGAAAGAGATTGAAGAAAATGTAAAAATATATGAAGGGCGTTTTGGCTAACATGATATTGGGAATTTTAAACCAACGGTAGTGGCAAGGCGCGCCTTGCCACAGTCTTGAATGCAAGAAAGTCCAATGTTTGAGATTCTTCGGTCGTTTCACTCCCTCAGAATGACGACGGTTATCATGCCGAGCGAAGCGAAGAATCTAAGGAAGGTATTAAAGATATCATACTATGGGAAGTCCCCCAGCACTAGAAAATCTCTATTCAGAATTAGAAGCACTTTATCAGCGTTTAGAAGAAGAGCTAACCGTGCTCAACCCTGGTTGTAATGGGTGTGGGACCTGTTGTAAATTTAGTACCTTTGATCACGTGCTTTATGCAAGCAGTATCGAAGTCGATTTTATTAAACGGAACAGAGAAATACCGGATTTTAACGTCACAGACAATGTTTGTCCCTTTTTGAAGGATAATCAATGTAGCATCAGGGATTTTCGAACGCTGGGGTGTCGGATTTTCTATTGTAATCCCTCTTATAAGCAGATATTGTGTGAAATGTATGAAAAATATTATCGCATGATTAAGGAACTGGGCATCAAATATGATGTTTCATGGAGATATTTGCCTTTTCTCAATCAATTGGTTCGATTTAAATCAACATCATGAGTTAGGTAGTGTCTGAACGAAAATGCGCTTTTTTTAAAAAGCGGCAGGGTGGTTTTTCGTTTGTGAAAATCTTTTCTTAAAATTTGCGCTAAGCTTTTGGCAAAAGTAAGTTTCTTTTCCTCATTTTTCCTGTCTTCCCACCATTTTCGATAAGTCTGGGCATACTATCGCCCAGCCATACGGTTTTTTCACGTTTTTTAGGCTGCTTTTCGCAGCTTCTCGTGCCTCTTTCGCGCCTTCTCCTGAGGCACGTTCCCCAGCTCGTGTAAATTTGCTGCCAGCACTCCCAGGGCACAATACCTTTTAAATACATGCAACCCCTTGTCCAGACACCTATCCAAGCCATGATGTTCCAGGCGATTGATGTCAGATTCCACCGCAGAGCGCCTATGTCTGAGATTCTGAAATGTCATGCTCGACTCCTCCGTCTGTCTCTCGACAACCTGATGCTCTACGAGAAAACCCCATTGATCGCTTGCAACCAGAAACGAATACACCTTCTCTTCCACCGGTATCTGCCTTAATACGGAGTCCTTCGCCTTTCTTTTTAACCAACTTATGCCCCGCTCTTACCACTTCCTTATTTTACCTGGCTTTGGAGTGTTTCCGCTCAAACACTCTTTACCACGAAAACCCCGGTACGATCGTGGTGTCGATACAAGAATTCATGCCATAGCGACAAAAAACCTTCAGAGACACAGAGTCCAGAGATAAATGGGGACAACATCACACGAAAACACACGAAGTAGTACCTGTAGTCAGGGTAGTCCCTGTCGCGGGCGGAACAACGCACGCCCCAGTGACTATCGTAGAACGACCCGCCACGAACAACACGGAGCTCATCTGTTGAGGCATCCAGATTTTCCCTGCCATCCTTTGGATCATACGGATATCCTCCATAAAGACTTCGCGTCCATTCCCACACATTACCGGCCATCTCCTCGCAACCGTAGGAACTCGCACCTGCCGGAAAACACCCCACGGCGCTCGTAGCGCCAATACCGGTTTCGTTGTAATTAGCGCAATTGGGATCGGGATCATTACTCCAGGGATACAACCGCCGCGATGTTTCGTTTTTCTTCATAGACAAACGGGTGTTCGCCTTTATATTTCCAATTGATACGACTTGTGGTTGAGCAGGAATCTCTATGTCACCCCTCGCTGCCTTTTCCCATTCGGCCTCAGAGGGCAGCCTCACCTCCCAGCCTTCCGGCAGGAGACCTGCCTTTCTCCACGCCTCCGTTAACCACCGGGTACATGCCAATGCCTCGTACCAGGCTATACCGACCACCGGATGATTTGGCAAGGTAAAGGGAGTAGCAAAACGATACGGTTCTTCTCTGAATGATTCATCAAAGATATCTTTTATTAATAGTGTAGAAAACCACGCCCTGTGGGCGTGGTCAGAGAACAACGGCTATGCCAGTTATCCCCTTCGATAAGTATGACGGAACTGGTTTTCGCCATGCCGGTATTTTCCCAAAGAGATGTTCAATTTTGAGTATAAAACATTGAAAATACAAATAGGCTTACCGCTCATAGCTCAAAGAAGCATTTTGGTTGCATGAAAACGAATCGCAGTTAGTTCTGCACACTACGGGAATTACTTACAGTTTGCGTAATGAGTACAAATGGCAAACTTATCCCCTTTTAGTGGTTAACCCAAAGCCACCTGCTCCGCGGGTGGATTCTTTTTTGTAACTATTCAGCGTACTTTCGCTCACAATCACTACGAGTGAACAAAATATTGATGCTGTAATCCCGAAGGGATGTCATGATTATAGAAAAAAACGCACCGCCATATTCAACCCCGCAGGGGTAAAATATCGGGAACATAGCGATACTATGCCACCACTACGGGGTTAACTATAATTGCATGACACTATAATGTTACTGTGTAAAAACTGGTTTTTTGCAACCCTATTTACCCCTTATCAGAAGGTACTGTTTATTTATAAGAAAAGGATTGCTTCGCTTCACTCGCAATGACAACGTACCGTATCTCATCAAAGGCATAGCCAGCGTCATTGCGGGTACTCCAGTCTGATAAACGCCGGGAGAATAGCGCCCGCATGTCATCCAAGACAGAGTCAGCGTCAGTGCGAGGGTCTTGTCCGAAGCAATCTCCCGCCTTCACAACGGGGATTTGGTTGCGGCTGTGCTGCGCTATGAATAATATCGTCTTGTAGGGGCAGGTTTCAAACCTGCCCCTACACGGTATGGTACACATCGCTATTATTGGGATTTTTCAAAAAACCCGTGGTAAGACCTTTCTGTGGAGCATGCTCCAGTGCATCAATTTTTATTTTTCACTTGACAAGAAAAAATAAATTGATATTTTAGTTCTCGCTGTTCTCTCTGTTCTCTCTGTTCTCTCTGTTCTCTCTGTTCTCATGAGTACAATTATATAACGATAAAGGCAAACCCTGAGTGATCAGGGGGCGCAAAGTAACAGGGTCTTTTGCAGGGGCGTATTGCATACGCCCTTGTTTGTCCGATAAAAAGACAGCCTTACTGCCGAAGGTAAAGATTTTTGAAAAATCGGTGGTAGGGCTTTTTTTGTTTAAACCAGAATAAAGAAAGGGGGAGAATGCGGCTGTGTATACCACGTATTTTAGCATGAAAGGGGGGCGCTTTCGCTGATTGAAAAGAAGGGGAGAATTGCCTGCAAAAGTCAGGCATGCATAATGACCTTGTATTGATTCTATATCGAAGACAAAAGGAGGAAATGGCTTTATGACGGTTGATAAAAAATCCCGAACAGCGCCATCGTTGCTGAGCGCTATGGTATTCATACTTGCAGTTTTTATAATAACTTTATTCGGATCAGGGGTTACCTATGGACTGAACCATAGTGGTAATATTGGCAGTAATGAGACATGGTATGCCGCCGATAACCCCCATGTTGTTACGGCGAGTATACAGGTACACAACAATGCCACACTAACGATCGAACCTGGATGTGTGGTGAGGTTTTTTCCTGGGACAACCCTTTACTTTGGATATAGCAGTGGGGCTGCATTGAAGGCGGTGGGAACGAGCGTCAATCCCATCACCTTCACCTCAAATGCCGCTTCCCCTGCGCCCGGAGACTGGAGGGGCATCCTTTTCTTCAATCACACTGATGATGCAGAGACGATTATGGACTATTGCACGGTGGAGTACGGCGGGAATGGTGGCGAAAACTCCAACATCTATTGCAACGGAGCCTCGCCCGCCATCAAAAATTGCACAATGCGGTATTCTGATGGTTATGCAATGAGCTTTGGCAGCAACGACCTGGACGGCAATGTGACGGGGAATACCGGCAGCGATAACGGGGTAAATGGTATGGAGGTGCGACAAGGAGATATAACCTCAAGCCGTACCTGGATGCCGCAAGGCCTCTACGTTACGGTAACGTCACGGGTACACGTACATTACAACGGCATATTAACGATATCCCCTGGGTGTGTGGTGAAGTTTGATCCTGGGGCTTACCTTTATGTAGGATATAGCGGCGGATCGGGTACGCCCCCTGCTTTAAAGGCAGTGGGAACGAGCGGCAATCCCATTACGTTCACCTCAAATGTCGCTTCCCCTGCGCCCGGTGACTGGAGGGGCATCCTTTTCTTCAATCACACTGATGATGCAGAGACAATTATGGACTATTGCACGGTGGAGTACGGCGGGAATGGTGGAGAAAACTCCAACATCTTTTGCACTGAAGCCTCGCCCACCATTCAGAATTGCACAATGCGGTATTCTGATGGTTATGCAATGAGCTTTGGCAGCAACGACCTGGACGGCAATGTGACGGGGAATACCGGCAGCGATAACGGGGTAAATGGTATGGAGGTGCGACAAGGAGATATAACCTCAAGCCGTACGTGGATGCAGCAAGGCCTCTACGTGATTGTATCATCATGGGTACACGTACATTACGAAGGCATATTAACGATATCCCCTGGGTGTGTGGTGAAGTTTGATCCTGGGGCCTACCTTTTTGTAGGATATCACGCCGCATCGGGTACGCCCCCTGCTTTAAAGGCAGTGGGAACGAGCGGCAATCCCATCACCTTCACCTCAAATGCCGCTTCCCCTGCGCCCGGTGACTGGAGAGGCATTCTTTTCTTCAATCACACTGATGATGCAGAGACAATTATGGACTATTGCACGGTGGAGTACGGCGGGAATGGTGGAGAAAACTCCAACATCTTTTGCACTGAAGCCTCGCCCACCATTCAGAATTGCACAATGCGGTATTCTGATGGTTATGCAATGAGCTTTGGCAGCAACGACCTGGACGGCAATGTGACGGGGAATACCGGCAGCGATAACGGGGTAAATGGTATGGAGGTGCGACAAGGAGATATAACCTCAAGCCGTACCTGGATGCCGCAAGGCCTCTACGTTACGGTAACGTCACGGGTACACGTACATTACAACGGCATATTAACGATATCCCCTGGGTGTGTGGTGAAGTTTGATCCTGGGGCTTACCTTTATGTAGTGTCTGAACGAAAACGCACTTTTTGTAAAAGTGCGAGGTCGATTTTCTATTTACCAATAGATAATTTTAAGATTTGAGATTAGGGTTTTTGGCAAAAATACTGTTCTTTTACATATTTCCCTTGTTTTCCCCTTTATTTTAGCCTTGTCTGGGCGTACCTGCCTCCCGGCAGACTGTTTTTCTTCGTGTTTTTTGCTTGCTTAGGCGGCTTTTCGCAACTTTTCGCACTGCTTCCGTGCCTTCTCCTGCAGCACGTTTCCCAGCTTGTGCAAATTCGCAGCTAACACGCCCATTGCACAATATCTTTTAAAGGCATGCAGCCCTTTGTCCGGACACCTATCCAAGCCGTGATGCTCCAAACGATTGATATCCGATTCTACCGCCGAGTGCTTGTGCCTTAGCTTCTTAAATGTCTTACCCGATTCCTCTTCCTGTTCCGCCTTATTCTTCTTGCCCTTCTTGGGAAGGATTACCTCTGGTATATACAAACTCAGCAACTCTTTATTCTCTTTCTTGTAAAAACCTTTATCAAAACTTATACTCTTTATTGTGCCTTCTCCGTAACGGCTCAACAACCTATCTGCCAATGGAATTACCAACGATACATCCGCCTGTTTTTCTCCTACCACATGGTCCACGATGAAACCCCACTGATCGCTTGCTACCAGAATATTATGTCCCAACTCTACCCTTTTGTTTGACTTGCCTTTGTACAGCCACTCCGTATGCGGCTCAAACAACGAATGAACCTTTTCTGCCGCCGGTATTACCTCATCCCGGATCACCCTTCTCTCCACCAGGTCTATCTGTTTATTCAACATCCCGTGAAAATACTCCAGTGTCCCTATTTTCCCTGCATGCTTGTCTACCTGGTTCGTCGTTAGCACCTTTTCGTAGATGGCTAACAGACTCGCTCCTATCTTTTCACTCAAACCCCTCGATAATTCCAAGTAACTCCTCACATGCTCTTCCTTGTTTTTCCCCCCGCTGCTTGACGCCTTTGCGCTTATCCTCATCAGCTTTTTTAACTCTCTCCTCCAATATTTGCTCTTGCGCCATCCTTTCCCCGCCAGGATGCCTTCCTCTATTGCATCCTCTATCATGTCCAGACTCTTGCGTCCCGCATCCCACAATAAATTCATATCGGCGGAAAGTGTACATTCGTCTCTAACACATACGTATCCACCTTAATACACAGTCCTTCGTCCTTTTTTTTAACCAACTGATGCCCCGATGATATCACCACTTCATTTATCTGCCTGAGGGTCTCCTCATCCAACAATCTTATATTGTCCTTGATGCTCTGCATCGAAAAAACCTTCGCCTCTCCAAATGCCGTCTCAACCCCCATTATCTGCCTGATAAGTTTGTGATGGTTGGCAAAATCCTCCAACCTGTCAT from Candidatus Brocadia sp. includes these protein-coding regions:
- a CDS encoding NAD(P)/FAD-dependent oxidoreductase codes for the protein MKDWYDLIVVGGGPAGMMAAGRAGARGKKVILLEKKDQLGKKLLICASGRCNVTNTASLEIFIEEYGKGGSFLRAALQRFDNEKLCSFLLSYGIETVVENKGRVFPKSQRADSVLMALKTYMHGHEVQIQTNSEVLELKVESNRVSGVETNHGNIFGKNIVIATGGCSYPATGSTGDGYRLASSVGHTIYPTYPAIIAFETEETWVKPLQGTPLKNVNITAYQSGKKIAEQFGEALFTHYGVSGPAILDMSKRIVECLHQGYVQIRIDLKPKHTPEELESILLDQIKRHGSKAMKSCLTFFIPEKLTPIFVNLCNIEPQKKASQITTPERKRIVKLLKGLSLTSVRHRPIEEAIVTAGGISLDEVDAKTMQSKLWKGLYFAGEVLDIDGPTGGFNLQAAFSTGYLTGDSVD
- a CDS encoding YkgJ family cysteine cluster protein, with amino-acid sequence MELVKNIMDDVKMCEHKDVQGDTQPWYKEGLRFECQRCGRCCRGEPGVVWVHKREIENIAAFFGITQQAFAKNYLRTINDRCSLIEYSNGDCIMYDNGCKIYDVRPCQCRTFPFWKSTLENRSEWEKLKKTCPGVGKGKVHTMKEIEENVKIYEGRFG
- a CDS encoding YkgJ family cysteine cluster protein, producing MGSPPALENLYSELEALYQRLEEELTVLNPGCNGCGTCCKFSTFDHVLYASSIEVDFIKRNREIPDFNVTDNVCPFLKDNQCSIRDFRTLGCRIFYCNPSYKQILCEMYEKYYRMIKELGIKYDVSWRYLPFLNQLVRFKSTS
- a CDS encoding formylglycine-generating enzyme family protein — its product is MFSDHAHRAWFSTLLIKDIFDESFREEPYRFATPFTLPNHPVVGIAWYEALACTRWLTEAWRKAGLLPEGWEVRLPSEAEWEKAARGDIEIPAQPQVVSIGNIKANTRLSMKKNETSRRLYPWSNDPDPNCANYNETGIGATSAVGCFPAGASSYGCEEMAGNVWEWTRSLYGGYPYDPKDGRENLDASTDELRVVRGGSFYDSHWGVRCSARDRDYPDYRYYFVCFRVMLSPFISGLCVSEGFLSLWHEFLYRHHDRTGVFVVKSV